Below is a window of Leucoraja erinacea ecotype New England chromosome 11, Leri_hhj_1, whole genome shotgun sequence DNA.
taaactaactcttttgcactatgctgtagctgtccgtggtcatcactggagctagagagcgagctagaggtggggacactacaattatactggagacaatggggagtggttagtaatggggaggtcactatggttaagggaacatgcactgatctacaagcgcctctactttctgagaagattacggagagtcagtatgtcatggaggactctctaacttctacaggtgcacggtgaaGAGCATGCTGACcttttgcatcgtggcttggttcggcaacttgatcgCCCAGGAGcagaagactacaaaaagtagtaaacactgcccagtccattatcggctctgacctccctaccatcaagggaatctatcgcagtcgctgcctcaaaaaggctggcagcatcatcaaggacccacaccatcctggtcacacactcatctcctcgctaccttcaggaagaaggtacacgagcctgaggactgcaacgtccaggttcaggaatagctcctcgcCACAGCCAtcagtagcgatgttacaaaacctaccttcagcggtgctgcagttctgccactggccgtgtgagcGACTTTGACGCCTTTGAGGTGGGCAGGGATTGGGtgggcgggattaaaatccagttttctactgcctgtcggaggcgcatttccttgggctgctagctgttgaagaaaaatcgatctgaCTTTtttcccgatttttttttttttttttttttaaatcgcgagacaatttaataattagttTAAAATTAAACGCGACTTCTAATGCCCTCAACGTCTACAAcatgacggatcgcaagaacgagacaaaacaaagggtaagtcgtgtattttacatataatcttgcttcttgggatggctttaatctaattttacgttgcgaatatgtgatttgggccccatacgaaccggcagtgtttttcctgttgATATAGAGTTCAAATTCACCTCAAATGCAACATgtcaatcgatcgcgttccagaaaaacccactcgtaagatgatttaaatgctcttttttttgggaCAATagtgtcataagagcatctaaatcatctatattttgtgttattgtctacccatagtcaatatttttatactaaatattatagtcccatgtattgtgcaaaaaaataattttgattatattgagtggatgtttctagattaatttatgggaattaatcgttaaattccttccatctggcatataatttcatgacagtgagatttaaaaatcatgttatattgtgaattcttgtgtgaatgggattaatttgttatttggatacttaagcttatttaaaaaaaaaaaaaaattcttatgaaatggaatctacaggacattcttaatgggaaagtagtgggcagaaaggcatgtcatgtgtggtttgaagagcaaaaacctgtagtttacaatgccaaaattgaaaagttgaggaaaaacaaggtgtacagagttgcttattggttacaatctgaggagtatgatgatgctactgattatgatatgccaacgtTCCAGCTAGCAAcggatcttctccataaagacttggtctattgctagaaattttaaattattaacctatctgttacagacttacagcatataatacaataatattaaagttctgatcttgagtatatcacatttttgaattttcaaggcagtctgggtgtttattactatttccatcacaacagtcaattttgtaattaactacaattaggtaattaattatatgctttaatttcaggtcatccaagtaagatgttttacatttgtttcagaatgcttcaatctataataactgaaaatttcattcagttctcttaatttttaagaatgttatgggcttttgactgtcctcgatcacagcttttgtgttaatggaaaagcaatagggaacaagatgctaatttcggagtatgaaaatggccataaatcttttaatactgatgatatgaaagtgaattaggtgtcaaatgaaacttctttttatgctttatctgatgggataaattgcagatttgatttttaaaatcttatttCTAGTTCAAATATCTAGTTCAAATTTCACAATTTGTAGTCCCCCCCCCAATACACTATTAAACTGTTTAATGACAGGGTCAAAATAGAAGGATAGAACCaatcattatttttttataaagtttatttccaatatttccaATGAGTTTACAATTGGACACTCTTACCACTTTAACAAGAACTCAATCATAGCACTGCAGTAGATGAAGCTAGCAGTTGCTAGTACATTGCATCCATTCTGGGAAGCGTGCACTATTCATACAAATGTAACATTACTACTTGAGAGCAAGTCCAGCGTGCCCATACAAAGTACAAAATTGTTCAATTGAACAGTGCAGTCAAATACAGTGCAAAAATGTGCAAACATGGAATACTGAACATcagtaaagtaaaaaaaaaaaaatgcagacctTTAAATTCCATTTTAACCTAGTACCCATTGCTCAATTTAATAGCTTAGTAGTGTTCAGTTCAATTCATTGTCCTTAATTGCCTCTTCCTGATGAAAGGTTTATACACATTTCATAATCTTCATCTCTTTCCCTGGATTTTCCCTCATGCACTTTGCATCCTCTGTACCATCACCACATGCTTTCAATGTTCCTCAAACATAAATAAAAATATCTACCTCTGACAGTTGCAGAAGGAAGACACAATGCGAATAGAACAATAATATGAACTTCTATTGTGCATCCTCTGCATCCTTCACCAGTCATTTCAGCATCCCAAATCTTCAAAAATGTTAGTAAAATTCAAGTTATTAACATTCATTGTAAGAAACTGTAGTATTTTGTGCATGAGAATATTTACAGTAAAACTTCTCTTCCAGGCTTAATAGCAAGCATTATGCCTTAATAAATGACAGGTCAGAATTCTCACCACAGAAATTACTTCTTAGATCTAGCTTGGCCCTCAATTAGCATTCTTCGACAATTGGTCCTACAGAAGAATACAATTTTCTTTTGACTAATCTGAAGCCTGGGCTAAGCTTCAATACCCTCCTTGATGCATGTATGAAACAAGTCCCTATGGAAAAGAAATCCCTTAGACTGGGCCAGGAGTTGTTATCTTGTTTAAAGACAAGAGTCAATTCAAAGGTAGGAATGACAGTGCTATCATACACTATTTTCCCCAGTTTCTTGTTTGTGTTCTCATGTTCCAGGTTAACATAGATCACAGCACCACGCAGCCCACAGGGCTCACTGGCAGCCATTCGAAGTACATCCTGTGCGATTCTTAGGCTCATATACTGAGGGATCAAGAGCTCCTGGCAGTGCAATTGGGATTTCTTAGAAGTGGACAGGCATTGCTCTATCTGCTTTGCAAGATGCTGGCAGGTCCTCTCTTCTAGAAGTTCCTccagaaaaataaaatcattgCCAGATTGATTCACGAAATATGTAtctgcaaaaataaaaaaaggacaaAAATTATAATTCTTTGAAATATATTATTTTCAGGAAATGAAATACATTCAAACACACATTTTTTCCCCAAACTTTTAACTGGAAGTCAACAAATGTTTAAATCATTCTCAATCACATTCAGGTCCAAAAAATCATAGAAAATCACGGAACTAATTTGAAAAATATCCATCAATATATAtggatgaaattaaaaaaatatttaccacttagataaaatattttaaaaggagGAATTTTGCACTGCTGTCATGTAGGATACTCACAGCAAGCCTCTGCAAATAGCAATATGATAATAATTGGATAAGCGGTCTTAGTGACATTGAGATGGAGACAACTCCCATTCAATTCTCTCACATTGTCACGAGACTTTTTACACCCATCTGTAGATGGGGCTCTGGTTTAAATCTCATATGAAATATGACACCTGGTGATAATGCATGGCCTCAGCATTCAATCGTAGTGCTGGACTGGATCATTATGGCCAAAATCTCCAGTGCAGAATTGCAATCCACAactttgaggggaggggggcagggagaggaaaAGAGTGTTGCCAGGCAGTTTGTAATAATATTATCCAAATGGAGATTAAAAAGTCAGTCAATTGTTTTAGCCATTTTTGGAATTGTCTTCACGCAGATCTTCTTAAGATGAGTGATTATGCAATTACCAATATCAAACCCTGTTCACCAACACATTTTCATCTCATATAGTTAttatacaatttaaaatttataCAGGCACACAAATGTTCTTCATCAGCCCGTAATACATTGCATTAACACTTCAGAAACTTATGAATAGTCTGATCTTAATAATTTCAGCAAGGATCCCCTtatatttattaaattaaaaaaatatcatttAATTGCCTACTACTTTGAAGCACCTATTTAACAGTGGTAATATTTATTACCCGCAGTATTGAACACTGATCGATATCTCCAGAACATTTGTTCCCAATATTTAGGATGGCATATTCCATGGTTTATCTGTGTGAAGCGGTTGTCGTTTATTATTGTGCAATTGCCATACCACTTTTATCCTGCATTCTCGGTTCTAGAATAGCGATGATGTAATTGATTAGTTTGAATCGGTATTCGGAtagtaaagttaaaaaaaaaggacGTTACTTCGCAGTATTTTTTCATGAATAGGAGACAAATGTCTGCATTTAAAAAGACactgaaagattaaaaaaaaactcacatTGTTTTGCTTTCAGGAATGTAGAGGCACCTCGTCAATTAGAAGGTGATATATGCTAACTGAAGATgatatggataaaacatatacgGAAACTGACAGTTTTAGGGTTACTTTTGAAGTCTATCATTTATTATCGAGTTATCAAGAACAAAACGACGCAGCGACCCAGCAACTCACCTGAAGTAGGGATCAGGCGATCATTTTCGACGTTGTAATGTCTCTCAAAGGGGTTTTCACCAGGCTGTATCTTCTTTGAATGTGTTACTGCTTCGCCAGCGAAGCTATGGTGAAGGAGTTTCTTCATCAACTGGACCACACCATCCTCCGGATCGCCGGCAGGACTCGTCCTTGTGCTGCAAGGACTTGTGCCTCCTAAAGTCTGAACGTACATCATCACCATCACTGCTCAGTTATGCGCCCCGCAGAGTCCCGGACCAGGAGTCACAGCCActtcttcctcttcctttccttccccctcccaccccagctCGCTGACAGTCCCGAGTGCGAACAGGGGCCAGCTGCGGCCACCGCTTTGTACTTGAAACATTGCATCAGCTGTTGGAAGCCACATGATTTGATGTCAATAGGGAAGAGGCCCAACCCATCGCAGCCATTGGTTCCCCACCCAAAATTGATACAGTGTCCAACCAATGAGAGAGTAGTCGCTAGGTGCTGTGAAGAGCCCTGGATACAGAGGAGGAGCGTCTGAAGTTGGCGTAAGGCGAAACTTCAGTCCCTTGCTTCATCAAAGAACTACCCCCACAGTCTCTTTAATATAATTTTGTATTGTAATACCACCTCCTTTGTACGTACAATTGCCATCAAAGGACAATATCACCGAACACATAATGTGTTTTGATATTTACATGATATTAAGATTCGAAATAAACTAATCAGTCATCTCGTTGATAATTTTTAACTAGAAAAGTCACCCCACCTACTTCAAGTGATCAGTTTAAGGTAATATTACCCAGTATACAATTGGGTATAAAATCAAATTCTGAGTAAGCGTTTTTTAATTTATCTTCATTGTTTCGTTTTATTTTTAACGGAACAAATGTGGTGTTTGATTGTTACAATGTTTTTATTAATCCCCTACATTGTAGGTTTTTCGTGCTATATAATTCATATCAACATGTAACTACTGAACACATTGACAAGTTTAAATTCCAGTAGTCTCTATATTTTTATATTTAGAACTGAATAATACTCAAAATACTTTATTTTGTTCATAAAACTGAACAATCAAGCAACTTTCGGTGTATGTCCCTGCTTGGTCTGCTGTAGTGGGAATTTTTCTACAACAAGTGCTTTCTTTAAATTAATGTTATTCCTCTGATAACTTTACATTCTTTAAATTCCAGGATTTTAACCCAGGATGGCGAAGTGAGTGTGATGTGTACTGGACATTATGACTTTCAAGGTCTTGAagttataagttcataaattctaggaacagaattaggccattcggcccatcaagtctaatccaccattcaatcatggctgatctactagaCACATAtttctggagtaaatcagcaggacaggcagcatctctggagagaaggaatgggtgaagtttcgggtcaagacccttcttctgatgaacggttccttctctccacagatgctgcttgtcccactgaggtactccagcattttgtgtctaccttttgtttaaaccagcatctgcagttccttcctacacacggctgatctatctttacctctccaccccactttcctgcctttgccccataacttctgacacccttactaatcaagaatcgaaatctccgcattaaaattatccattgacggcctccacagcagtctgtgacaatgaaatccatagattcaccaccctctcactaaagaaattcctcctcatctcctttctaaaggtacatcttttattctgaggctatgaactctggtcctagactctctaaggtacacaaaaaagctggagaaactcagcgggtacagcagcatctatggagcgaaggaaataggcaacatttcggcccaaatcattgcctatttccttcgctccatagatgctgctgcacccgatgagtttcctcagcttttttgtgtaccttcgattttccagcatctgcagttccttcttaaactccaagACTCttttactagtggaaacatcctctccacattcactctatccaggccttttactatttgctaagttgcaatgaggtcctccctcatccatcTACAACATCCTTATGGATGTTAccttatttatttacttactaCAACACAGAAGaattacatttggcccataaaggTGATGCCAGATCAGCAGCACTCTCATACATGCATGTTGAAAATCATTATGACCGGTGATATGCCACCCTTGCTTGGTTATCTATCATAGGTTGGGATACTTTTTTTTAGATATAAATGGTTTGTCCGTGGTGGAAGGCCTCATATCAAGCTAAGTACAGGAATATCAACTAACCAGACGGCTTAATCATCTATTGTTTTTAATTTCATGACCATTATTGTGGTAAATGCTATTTCACATGGGTTGAGAATTAGAGATAGCTCagtatcacatagaaacatagaaaataggtgcaggagcacgccattatgcccttcgagcctgcaccgccattcaatatgatcatgacttatcatccaactcagtatcctgtacctgccttctctccataccccctgatccctttagccacaagggccacatctaactccctcttaaatatagccaatgaactggcctcaactaccttctgtggcagagagttccagagatttaccactctctgtgtaaaaaatgtttttctcatctcggtcctaaaggatttcccctttatccttaaactgtgatcccttgtcctggacttccccaatatcgggaacaatcttcctgcatctagcctgtccaaccccttaagaattttgtaagtttctagaagatcccccctcaatcttctaaattctagcgagtacaagccgattctatccagtctttcttcatatgaaagtcctgacatcccaggaatcagtctggtgaacccctctatggcaagaatgtttttcctcagatttggagaccaaaactgtacacaatactccagctgtggtctcaccaagaccctgtacaactgcagtagatcctccctgctcctatactcaaatccttttgctatgaatgctaagataccatttgttttcttcactgcctgctgcacctgtatgcctactttcaatgactggtgtaccatgacacccaggtctcattgcatctcccctttccctaatcggccaccatttagatatgtctgctttcctgtttttgccactaaggtggataacctcacatttatccacattatactgcatctgccatgcatttgccgactcacccagcctatccaagtcaccttgcagcctcctaacatcctcctcacagctaacactgccccccagctttgtgtcatccgcaaacttagagatgttgcattcaattccctcatccaaatcattaatatatattgtaaatagctggggtcccagcactgagccttgtggtaccccactagtcactgcctgccattctgaaaaggacccgtttactcctactctactCACAGAAGGGTCTTTGCAATATCCCCTTCAGCCCCAGTGCTAACCTTATTATTGAGAAAAGTTAATTGGAATAATGATTTTGCTCTGACGTGCTCTAGCTATGATTGACCACAGATAATTAGGATCATTTTCCAGTATGTGAGGTTTCAATCCAAGATTTATAACATTTATTCCTTTTGAGGTCCTTCTTGGGATCCACAACATCACAGTGTAACTCTGCTAGACTCTGTCTCCAGGCCGGGGAATCTTATGCTCAGTTCTCTTCTTGCATTTAGCTTTTATGTTTATAGTGTCATAAAATTATGGAAATTTGTCACACAGTTGGTGAACTTTTAATCCATCAAGTTCAGGCTGGATGAATAAGATTATATAAACTGACGTCAATTTTTAATTCTTCATCCATAACCCTGTAAATTATGATGCATGAGGTGCTCAACTAGGTACTTATTAAATGTTTTGAGATTTTTTACCTTAAGCATCCTTTTAGACAAAGGCGTTCAGAGGGTTGAGAATTAGAGATAGCTCagtatcacatagaaacatagaaaataggtgcaggagcacgcCATTATGCCATCCAACCAACTATGAAAAATGTTTATTTCTtaacttccctctccccttcactcttctAACAACTATCTTAAATCTAGCTCCCTTAGTCATAAACCACCCTGCTATGAAAAGTAAGACCTACTTATTCATCATATCTAATCCTTTCATTGTATTACACAGCTTAATTATATCTACCCTCAGCCTGATCAAAACTTGTCCATCCTTGTTAACATCATTGCAGATGTTCCCCGAACCTTCTGTAATACTACATATTTTTATTTACATGTATATCAATTGTGGTGTATATCAATAAGAATCCATATCTGGATTAAGGCTATGCAGAAGTGTAGAGTGAAACATGTGAACGGTGTAATGGAAGTGGGTTGTAAGTTCTTTAGTGCTTATCCTCTGGTCAatacaatcatggttgatctgtgaCCCAACTCCATttacctgcttttcccccatatatcTTAATACGTTTGGACAACAAATTTAATGTTACAAACTGACCCATGTCAATTATTGTTTGCAGCAGAGGGAATCCatattagtcaagtcaagagtgttttattctcagatgttctgaaacggaacaataacattcttacttgcagcaccccaattaatatgtaaacatagtactcagtagacatcataataaacaacaaaaagaagttcaatatataaaaataaatgaacaatATGAACAAATAAATGAACAGAGACAAAAAATAAACCCCCTTGTCTGTAGTGCAATCAAGCAGTTCGTAGTTCAGGTTTAGTTAGAGTACGTAGTGTTCTTGTctaaagaaggctctcgacccaaaacgtcttccattccttctatccagagatgctgcctgtccctctgagttactccagcattttgtgtctatcttctgtgttcaataccctgatggttgttgggaagaaactgctcctgaacttggacattacagttttcaggctcttatgccttattcccgatggcaggagtgaaatgagagtgtggcaaggacggtgtgggtccttgacgatgctggctgcctttttggggGAGTGCCTCGTGTCGATCCCTTCAATGGCGGGGAGGTCATGTCCTGCATAATATCATATGCCACAGAAAAGGCACTTCTCTCCACCgtacccatgccaaccatcaagtaccATTCAATATTAATCACAGTTCTCAGTACTTATTCCATAGCCTTTTATGTCTTGGCAATTCAAATGTGAAAGTACTAGCCATCACCATCCATCCAGACAATACATTCCAGACTCCATGCATTTTCGCAATGAAAATTAATCTTCCTCAGATCCATTCTAAACCTTTTTGCCCTAAACTTGTGGCCTCCGGGTATCAAAAATATTGCTTCTTACTGTTTTCCCTATGTATCTAAATTGCTGCCATCCACAAAAAAATATTTGCTCTTTACCCAATCTGTCCATCCACAGAGTTCAGAAATGTTTTGTTAACTTCATTCCTATAATGCATTGATAACTCATGTACCAATGCTATTATCAACTACTTGACCGAACTTCACATTAAGCAGCCAGCGAACTTGCTGGATATTTActccattttccttttttttgctgttttataTCAGCTATTTCACATTAATGATTCTAtaactaaaacatttaaaatatgaaacatgttttatttttttatgtgaTGCCACTGGTGCTAAATGCCGACCTGATTTTTTATCGAAATTATCAAATAAGATCCTATGAAAAAGAGAAATTAACAATACATCCCTGTATAAAAACATGTTGTAAACAATCGACTCTAAATCCGCAGACGCATTAGCCTCCCGCTATGTTCTGTTTCGTTGCCATGACCATTGTAATGCAGTACACGTTCTAACCACATTATgttattttataaaccagcaaAATATTTTATTCGCGTTTCTGACGAGAGAGCTGCTTCTGCAGTGGCTGCGGCATTTTTAATGTAACCTTGGCTGACTGCCCGCATGATCAACAACACCATGCCTCTGCAATCGAGTTGTCATATTTCATCATTTTCTTAAATCCGTCCCATTGTGGGCTGAGCAGAAAGAACAAAGAAAACAGCTGGAGCACAGTCATATGCAATGCCGAGGCACTGTTGGAAACGCAGCTTGCGTCGGCACGGGGTTAATGGGCTTCACTGTCCACCTCGATTTTTGGTAATAAAAAGTATTTTCATCTATTGTGGCAAATGAACAGGCGGGGCACCAGCGACTTTGTTTCCGGAGATAGAGTCCAGGGAAGGAAACCGTTGGGTGGAACCGCATCATCTGGCAGTCATTTTCCACAATTTCGGTGGGCATCAGTTATACCACTCTTTATTGTATAAAGAAAACAAACAGTACAGCGTTTATGCATTGCACTCTCTGTTGATATCGATAGTGGGCACACGTATAGAATGGAAATTAGACCCAAAGCACTAAACGTTCCAGTCAATAAGGAGGAAAATCTTGATCTTTCCAGACGTAAAAAATGTTTTGTAAATTAATGAACGGTATAGAAAAGGAAAACTCAGGCTGTGTTAAGATGTAGCATGAAAGGACAAATTGGGAACTGCAAACTTCAGACTAATGTCCTTGCAGAGAGTGTTTAACTTGTAATAGACCTCTGGATGCTTGCTTTGGTGCtgtgaaaaacaaacaaaaacctaTAAAGCCACAAAGTTTTAATATTTGCTGAACAGAGTAGCCAAAGTTTCCCATAGACTCTGTCATGCCTTTTGGTTTTTAACTATCAAATCACCAGGCCCTGACATTTCAATCAGGTGAATGTTTATTGGCATAGTAATTAACTATTATTTTGTAATTCAGAAGTTGAGGCAAATAATCTATAAACTTTGGGGTGGGAGTTAATGCTTGGGCACACTTGCTAAGTTCCTATTAGGGTGCCAAATGGCCATTGTATTTCACTTAGACTTAgattctttatttgtcattcagaccttttggtctgaacgaaatgtcgttgcctgcagccatacatgtaataataaacaacaaaacacacaataaacacaaatttaacatccaccacagtgagttcaccaggcacctcctcactcactgatggaggcaaaaatcttagggttactgtctcttcactccttttctccctctgcgctgaggcgataccccaccgggaaATAATTCCAAAGTTCATTTCAAATTTACTCACCTACAAACTGCATAGGTTCAAGAAAAAGGTGCATTAACATTGTCATTATCAGGTGGTAATATTTTTTTaggatttaaatattttttaaagttctATTTGTTTTTCACTGCAAATTGCTTTAACAGTAAACTGACAATGGTTGGCCAAGATGAGTTAGGGCTGTGAGCCTCTGGAGTACACCTCCAAAAAATAAAAGACGACAaagaaataaagattagttgtaaTCAAATTTTAtacagaaattaaaataaaaagagaTTGGGGGAGAAAAGAGGTAAAGAAGTAAGGATAATTAAATCAGAGCTTTTATATTTAAGGTTTATATTATTAAAACATACAAGTCCTCCTTAGTTTTGAACATAGAgtgcagaacagtacagcataggaacaagcccttcggcccacaatgtctgtgctgagcctGATGCCAAATTAGACTAATCCCTTccgcttgcacatgatccatataccaCCATTACATCTTGAGAACAAATTTTGATAGTCTActttctctatgcctctcataattttaataaacttctaTCAAAAGTTCCCTTGGCCTCtgatgcttcagagaaaacagtTCCACCACTTTGCAGTTTGAATTCAGAACTGGCATACCTATACAAGGCTGATGTTAGTGGTggaactgttttctctggagcatcagaggtcaAGGGAACTTTTGAATTCATGTATCTTAATCTTCTAGATCAATTTATCATGAAGGACCTTGTCAAAACCCTTGCTCAAGTCCACATAGAGAACAACCACAAGTCTACCCACACCAATTTCCTTTGTCAACTGCTCAACAAGCTTGTTTCATGTTCCCTTTCCAGGCAATTGTGGTTGAGGTTCATGTTTTCACCATTAATTACATGGGGCTGGATTGTACTTGCTTTAGATGGTGATTCAGTGGCAGCAAGCCATCTGCCACTCCCACTATACCTAGTACACAGTGAAACAAGGAACTTGGAGATAAGTTTGGGGATGACATCCTGCGATCTGCTGTTCCACTGCTAAACTCACCGCAGTGTCCAACAGCAGAACACATAgtactaaatgtgtaggaaagaactgcaggtgctgaagaagggtctcgacccgaaatatcacccattccttctccccagagatgctgcctgtcccgctgagttactccagcattttgtgtctacatactTAAGACAGGCGCCATGTTGCTGATGTAGGAACAATGATATAATTCACAAGAATGCAGGTGGAGGCAGTGAGTAAAAAGGaaagttttcacacaaagggtggtgggtgtattgaataaGTTGcctgagaaggtagttgaggctgagactatcccaatgttgaggaagcagttagactggtacgtggataggacaggtttgtagggatattgaccaaacacaggcaggtgggactagtg
It encodes the following:
- the si:ch211-39i2.2 gene encoding DNA damage-inducible transcript 4-like protein-like, which gives rise to MVMMYVQTLGGTSPCSTRTSPAGDPEDGVVQLMKKLLHHSFAGEAVTHSKKIQPGENPFERHYNVENDRLIPTSDTYFVNQSGNDFIFLEELLEERTCQHLAKQIEQCLSTSKKSQLHCQELLIPQYMSLRIAQDVLRMAASEPCGLRGAVIYVNLEHENTNKKLGKIVYDSTVIPTFELTLVFKQDNNSWPSLRDFFSIGTCFIHASRRVLKLSPGFRLVKRKLYSSVGPIVEEC